One window from the genome of Ramlibacter henchirensis encodes:
- a CDS encoding GGDEF domain-containing protein has protein sequence MTEQGGTGTRAPGGDRHHAAAAMPPGWVSTRVRAIEPWALAALSFSTAATAVFLWPGLLASWLLAPVPLLAARWAHSGAARHPSELALRGTLVVCAVLLLQLHRPADAGAAALLTQAWLAVACAAYAFMLRPAWACGVSSVALVVLAAVRLLSGEPPTPVVAIAEGLGVVLPALLAAFAGAAMRRADAQREFSHFDPATGLYSHEGLLSCGHELLARCLRRRRAVTMAVFDCSDLLEVRRIYGPQVARHLALSVARQLSRVAGDKGMAARSGMVEFSLVLPGLDREQALRAIQQVLGSPTRVEYEAGGVEIVLVPNFVLAPVENTDEDIARVHAGAIRKLAASREQEERRHRSMRRARERHSRPGSQARQEMQSARERALAKTVPMPLMASS, from the coding sequence GTGACAGAACAGGGTGGCACAGGGACACGGGCGCCGGGCGGTGACCGGCACCATGCCGCTGCGGCGATGCCGCCCGGATGGGTGTCCACCCGGGTGCGCGCGATCGAACCCTGGGCGCTTGCGGCCCTGTCCTTCTCGACGGCCGCCACGGCGGTCTTCCTCTGGCCCGGCCTCCTCGCCTCCTGGCTGCTGGCCCCGGTGCCGCTGCTTGCGGCGCGCTGGGCGCACTCCGGCGCTGCGCGCCACCCCTCGGAACTCGCGCTGCGCGGCACGCTGGTCGTTTGCGCGGTGCTCTTGCTCCAGCTGCACCGCCCGGCAGACGCCGGCGCCGCTGCACTGCTGACGCAAGCGTGGCTGGCTGTCGCCTGCGCCGCTTACGCGTTCATGCTCCGTCCGGCGTGGGCTTGCGGCGTCAGCTCGGTCGCGCTCGTCGTGCTGGCCGCCGTGCGCCTGCTGTCGGGTGAGCCGCCGACGCCCGTGGTCGCAATCGCCGAAGGACTCGGTGTCGTGCTGCCCGCCCTGCTCGCAGCGTTTGCCGGCGCGGCCATGCGGCGGGCCGACGCGCAGCGCGAGTTCAGCCACTTCGATCCCGCCACGGGCCTCTACAGCCACGAAGGCCTGCTGTCCTGCGGACACGAGCTCCTGGCCCGGTGCCTGCGCCGGCGCCGGGCCGTGACGATGGCCGTCTTCGATTGCAGCGACCTGCTCGAGGTGCGCCGTATCTACGGTCCGCAGGTCGCGCGGCATCTGGCGCTGAGCGTGGCCCGCCAGCTCTCCAGGGTCGCGGGCGACAAGGGAATGGCGGCGCGCAGCGGAATGGTCGAATTCAGCCTGGTGCTGCCCGGGCTCGACCGCGAGCAGGCGCTGCGCGCGATCCAGCAGGTGCTGGGCTCGCCTACGCGCGTGGAGTACGAGGCGGGGGGTGTCGAGATCGTGCTGGTCCCGAACTTCGTGCTTGCCCCGGTCGAGAACACGGACGAGGACATCGCCCGCGTTCACGCCGGCGCCATCCGCAAGCTGGCCGCGTCGCGGGAGCAGGAGGAGCGGCGCCACCGCTCCATGCGCCGCGCGCGCGAGCGGCATTCGCGGCCCGGTTCGCAGGCGAGGCAGGAGATGCAAAGCGCGCGCGAGCGGGCCCTCGCCAAGACGGTGCCGATGCCGCTGATGGCATCGTCCTGA
- a CDS encoding histidine kinase, which yields MHASPLADAPPVRLLCVEDNPDDVELMGIALERADPRRRYQLHRVDDASTFAHALQEDFDAILCDFNMPRFSPYAALQILMARRSPTPLVVVTRAIGEDAAVHVLRCGAKDYVTKDKLGTLPQIIERVMSERRRTTEQDRMARELEAAYRRLKKLSARLVVAQERERLSISRELHDHLGQTLTGMLIHLHAARRSCDPDAARNYTGTAMEMAQAAIEQLKTLSFSLRPAQLDLLGLVAAVQSAVQRIAEPAQLEFRVTSRGEEPKPLGENASVAVRLVQEALTNTVRHARAARIEVRLRFLPQGRIALLVVDDGVGFDKQALLTGAPSERNVGLYGMIERTELAGGRLHIRTRPGSGVAVRAVL from the coding sequence ATGCACGCTTCTCCACTCGCCGACGCGCCCCCCGTGAGGCTGCTGTGCGTGGAGGACAACCCGGACGACGTGGAGCTGATGGGCATCGCGCTGGAGCGGGCCGACCCGCGGCGCCGCTACCAGCTGCACCGGGTCGACGACGCCAGCACGTTCGCGCATGCGCTGCAGGAGGATTTCGACGCCATCCTGTGCGACTTCAACATGCCGCGGTTCTCACCGTATGCCGCGCTGCAGATCCTGATGGCGCGCCGGTCGCCGACACCGCTGGTGGTGGTGACGCGGGCGATCGGCGAGGATGCGGCGGTGCACGTGCTGCGCTGCGGCGCCAAGGATTACGTCACCAAGGACAAGCTCGGCACGCTGCCGCAGATCATCGAGCGCGTCATGTCTGAACGGCGCCGCACGACGGAGCAGGACCGGATGGCGCGCGAGCTGGAAGCGGCCTACCGCCGCCTGAAGAAGCTGTCGGCACGCCTCGTGGTGGCGCAGGAGCGCGAGCGCCTGAGCATCTCGCGCGAGCTGCACGACCACCTCGGCCAGACGCTCACCGGCATGCTCATCCACCTGCATGCGGCGCGGCGGTCCTGCGATCCCGACGCGGCACGCAACTACACGGGCACGGCCATGGAGATGGCGCAGGCCGCCATCGAGCAGCTCAAGACGCTTTCGTTCTCGCTGCGGCCCGCGCAGCTGGACCTGCTCGGTCTGGTGGCGGCGGTGCAGTCGGCGGTGCAGCGCATCGCCGAGCCGGCCCAGCTCGAGTTCCGGGTCACCTCGCGCGGCGAGGAGCCCAAGCCGCTGGGGGAGAACGCCTCCGTCGCCGTGCGGCTGGTGCAGGAAGCCCTGACCAACACCGTGCGCCACGCTCGCGCCGCGCGCATCGAGGTGCGGCTGCGTTTCCTGCCGCAAGGCCGCATCGCGTTGCTCGTGGTCGACGACGGCGTGGGCTTCGACAAGCAAGCGCTGCTCACGGGAGCCCCCAGCGAACGCAATGTCGGGCTGTACGGCATGATCGAACGCACGGAACTGGCCGGCGGCCGGCTGCACATCCGCACGCGGCCGGGCTCCGGTGTCGCGGTTCGCGCCGTGCTTTGA
- a CDS encoding PQQ-dependent sugar dehydrogenase: MLPGFSRWRWAAVLLAGAGGFVGAARAEPRAEPVASGLAHPWAVAFLEGGRFLVTERAGRMRVVEPDGKVGQPLAGVPQVAVGGQGGLLDVVVDSGYASNRTVYFCFSEPGNGGNSTALAKARLAPDRSRLEDVRIIFSQRPKVSSQMHFGCRIVEARDGNLFLVMGDRYSRMQDAQRLDNHIGKVVRITKEGAPASGNPFANRSGAMPEIWSYGHRNAQGAALAPDGKFWLHEHGPQGGDEINLPEPGRNYGWPIITFGENYGGGKIGEGITEREGLEQPVHYWVPSIAPSGMVFLTSDRYGAGWKGNLFVGALKFSHLARLELADGKVLREHRLLQGVGRVRDVRQGPDGLLYLLTDSTDGKLLRVAP, encoded by the coding sequence ATGCTTCCGGGCTTCTCCCGCTGGCGCTGGGCCGCGGTTCTGCTGGCCGGCGCCGGCGGCTTCGTGGGCGCGGCCCGCGCGGAGCCGAGGGCCGAACCGGTGGCATCAGGCCTGGCGCACCCTTGGGCGGTGGCGTTCCTGGAGGGCGGCCGGTTCCTGGTGACGGAACGCGCCGGCCGCATGCGGGTGGTGGAGCCCGACGGCAAGGTCGGGCAGCCGCTGGCCGGCGTACCGCAGGTGGCGGTGGGCGGGCAGGGCGGTTTGCTGGACGTGGTGGTGGACTCCGGCTACGCGTCGAACCGCACGGTGTATTTCTGCTTCTCCGAACCCGGCAACGGAGGCAACTCGACGGCGTTGGCCAAGGCGCGGCTCGCGCCCGACCGCTCGCGGCTGGAAGACGTGCGGATCATCTTCAGCCAGCGCCCGAAGGTTTCGAGCCAGATGCACTTCGGCTGCCGGATCGTGGAGGCGCGTGACGGCAACCTGTTCCTGGTGATGGGCGACCGCTACTCGCGGATGCAGGACGCGCAGCGGCTGGACAACCACATCGGCAAGGTGGTGCGGATCACCAAGGAAGGTGCGCCCGCTTCGGGAAACCCGTTCGCCAACCGCTCCGGTGCGATGCCGGAAATCTGGAGCTACGGCCATCGCAACGCCCAGGGCGCCGCGCTCGCGCCCGACGGAAAGTTCTGGCTGCACGAGCACGGTCCGCAGGGCGGCGATGAGATCAACCTGCCCGAGCCCGGCCGCAACTACGGCTGGCCCATCATCACGTTCGGCGAGAACTACGGCGGCGGGAAGATCGGCGAGGGCATCACCGAGCGCGAGGGGCTGGAGCAGCCGGTGCACTACTGGGTGCCGTCCATCGCTCCGTCCGGCATGGTCTTCCTCACCAGCGACCGCTATGGCGCGGGCTGGAAAGGCAACCTGTTCGTCGGTGCGCTCAAGTTCAGTCATCTCGCGCGTCTCGAACTCGCCGACGGGAAGGTGCTGCGCGAGCACCGCCTGCTGCAAGGCGTGGGGCGGGTGAGGGACGTGCGCCAGGGCCCCGACGGGCTGCTCTACCTGCTCACCGACAGCACCGACGGCAAGCTGTTGCGCGTGGCGCCCTGA
- a CDS encoding response regulator transcription factor, with the protein MKNSVATATIRVVLADDHDLVRSGIKALLTMVDGVEVVAEARDGRELVTLVESLRPDLVMTDISMPGMDGIAAIAEIRARMPEVRMLVLSMYDTVDFVKRAVASGACGYLMKDAPPFELEQSIRSVMATGTYFSPVIAQRLLQPSEPSASDELTDRQLEILKLIAQGKASKEIAFDLGLSSKTVDVHRARIMERLKLNDIASLTRYAVRKGLVNP; encoded by the coding sequence ATGAAGAACTCCGTTGCAACCGCAACGATCCGCGTCGTGCTCGCCGACGACCACGACCTGGTGCGCTCGGGCATCAAGGCCCTGCTGACCATGGTCGACGGCGTCGAAGTGGTGGCCGAGGCCCGCGACGGCCGCGAACTGGTCACGCTGGTCGAGTCGCTGCGGCCCGACCTCGTGATGACGGACATCTCGATGCCGGGCATGGACGGCATCGCCGCCATCGCCGAGATCCGCGCCCGCATGCCCGAAGTGCGGATGCTCGTGCTCTCCATGTACGACACCGTGGATTTCGTGAAGCGCGCGGTGGCCAGCGGCGCCTGCGGCTACCTCATGAAGGACGCCCCGCCCTTCGAGCTCGAGCAGTCGATCCGCAGCGTGATGGCGACCGGCACCTACTTCAGCCCGGTCATCGCGCAGCGGTTGCTGCAGCCTTCGGAGCCCAGCGCCAGCGACGAACTCACCGACCGCCAGCTGGAGATCCTGAAGCTGATCGCGCAGGGCAAGGCGTCCAAGGAAATCGCGTTCGACCTGGGCCTGTCGTCGAAGACCGTGGACGTGCACCGCGCCCGCATCATGGAGCGTCTCAAGCTCAACGACATCGCGAGCCTGACCCGCTACGCGGTGCGCAAGGGGCTGGTCAATCCCTGA